A genomic region of Brienomyrus brachyistius isolate T26 chromosome 6, BBRACH_0.4, whole genome shotgun sequence contains the following coding sequences:
- the lrrc32 gene encoding transforming growth factor beta activator LRRC32, producing MGVHLWMLLAAINGVTATYRPWPVTHCRVVDRVANCTSRNLKTIPRELPPGIHELDLSYNLLQNLTQELMSSYTSVHRLNLHSNKIQCIQPGLFENMTNLQVLDLSRNDLYIIALSRTPVGPLSSVKKLDLSGNGLYTGMTDYFLEDAPALLNLSLEGNSITKITNNTFFRSKSLRNIDLHNNVILEIEGGAFNSMPHLSELDLSMNSITCITDFNLLQLKTLNLSQNSMESFQTRDWDREYELLYLDLRENKIHYFPFLPRRNKLIYLDLSRNLLTGVNTMFTAEQTEFMINDESRFTDDTENMYNNLTKLRYLDLSYNQIKRIPTSFFNNMASLEMLNLSNSCMEAFYIDQDSPLNSLKILDLSFNVLQDLSFGENTLQSLEELYLQANSLSVKDSYIFHRLPSIRDLHLQENLLKICDLPPKRQDLEESDCIILSNISTLHYLYLTRNSLQSLPQYAFSGSGLKVLDLSYNAGIKIDKNAYIGLETSLTYLSLRGNQLQMLNYDLSCLSCLQNLDVSTNNLTALPIWNKESSIESLNLQNNSLITLEYNTVQMLGKTLKKLYLGSNPLNCCNSLRFLQMVQKSTVDIPDIATVMCQYTQDSKHIEINIARLSQEHCATVDQKIVYIIIIIITLSLILVVVLVLLSKICHTRAYRLRGSYKA from the exons ATGGGAGTCCACCTCTGGATGTTGTTGGCTGCTATAAACGGAGTCACCGCCACCTACCGTCCCTGGCCGGTCACCCACTGCCGAGTG GTTGACAGGGTTGCAAACTGCACAAGCAGGAATCTGAAAACCATCCCTAGAGAGCTACCTCCTGGCATACATGAGTTGGACCTTTCATACAACCTTCTCCAGAACCTTACGCAAGAACTCATGTCCTCCTACACCTCGGTTCACCGTCTCAATCTGCACTCAAACAAGATTCAGTGCATTCAGCCAGGCCTTTTTGAAAACATGACAAATCTTCAGGTTCTGGATCTTTCCCGAAATGATTTGTATATCATTGCGTTGTCAAGGACTCCAGTTGGGCCTCTCTCCTCCGTGAAAAAACTAGATCTTTCAGGCAATGGCTTGTACACAGGCATGACTGATTATTTCTTGGAGGATGCCCCAGCACTTCTGAATCTTTCACTTGAGGGTAACAGCATCACCAAAATCACAAACAACACCTTTTTCAGATCAAAATCTCTGAGGAACATTGATCTTCACAATAATGTCATCCTTGAGATTGAGGGAGGAGCATTTAACTCGATGCCACATCTCTCTGAGCTTGATTTGTCCATGAACTCTATCACTTGTATCACTGACTTTAACCTTTTGCAACTAAAGACATTAAACCTGAGTCAAAACAGCATGGAGTCATTTCAGACTAGGGACTGGGACCGTGAGTATGAACTTTTGTATCTTGACCTTAgggaaaacaaaatacattACTTTCCTTTTCTCCCAAGAAGAAACAAGCTAATATATCTTGATTTATCCAGAAACCTTCTGACTGGCGTTAACACTATGTTCACTGCAGAGCAAACAGAGTTCATGATCAATGATGAAAGTAGATTCACAGATGACACTGAAAATATGTATAATAATTTAACAAAACTCCGATACCTTGACTTGAGTTATAATCAAATTAAACGTATCCCAACGTCTTTTTTTAACAACATGGCATCCCTGGAGATGTTAAATCTAAGTAACAGCTGCATGGAGGCATTCTACATTGACCAAGATAGTCCTTTAAATTCCCTGAAGATCCTCGATTTGAGTTTTAATGTCCTTCAGGATCTCTCCTTTGGAGAAAACACACTCCAGTCCTTAGAGGAGCTTTATCTGCAGGCCAACTCACTCAGTGTCAAGGATTCCTACATTTTCCACAGACTTCCCAGCATAAGAGACCTTCACCTTCAAGAGAACCTCCTAAAAATCTGTGATCTTCCCCCAAAAAGGCAGGATTTGGAGGAAAGTGATTGCATTATTTTATCCAACATCTCAACTCTGCATTACTTATATCTGACAAGAAACAGCCTGCAGTCTTTACCCCAGTATGCTTTCTCCGGAAGTGGATTGAAGGTCCTGGATTTATCCTATAATGCAGGCATAAAGATTGACAAGAATGCTTATATTGGCTTGGAAACATCATTGACTTACCTGTCCCTTAGGGGGAACCAGCTCCAGATGCTAAACTATGACCTGTCTTGCTTGAGTTGCCTCCAAAATTTGGATGTGTCCACTAATAACCTGACTGCTCTCCCAATATGGAATAAAGAGTCTTCCATTGAGTCCCTAAACCTTCAGAATAATAGTCTCATCACACTGGAGTACAACACAGTGCAGATGTTGGGAAAAACGCTGAAAAAACTCTATCTTGGATCCAACCCTCTGAACTGCTGTAACAGCCTGAGGTTCCTGCAGATGGTCCAGAAATCCACTGTGGACATCCCTGACATTGCTACTGTGATGTGTCAATACACCCAGGACTCCAAACACATTGAGATAAACATTGCAAGATTATCACAGGAGCACTGCGCGACAGTGGACCAAAAAATCGtgtacatcatcatcatcatcatcaccttgTCTCTGATTTTGGTGGTAGTCCTGGTCCTTCTGTCCAAAATATGCCACACTCGGGCATACCGCCTAAGAGGAAGTTATAAGGCATGA